The Osmerus eperlanus chromosome 22, fOsmEpe2.1, whole genome shotgun sequence genome window below encodes:
- the LOC134008704 gene encoding endoplasmic reticulum resident protein 27 has protein sequence MFPALFLSLLVYTAVAEDKDGALPKLGDVGAAEAFIDSAEVVVVGFFEGEDSHGYKEFVEAAKEVKPIPVVVCGEKEVWANLSIVSDTITIFRKADNHQENLQLSDAKKIETDGLVRFITVNELRYITEYNQVTAVGLFNSDVKTHLLLFTNRGSDGYTVLKDRMGALAPEFTGKFLFVLINGAVKSNERSLGYFGLKSGDLPRVGIYDGDSDMKWLLAEGEISTERVREFCQSFLRGDLKEVKEAGPESKTEL, from the exons ATGTTCCCGGCCTTGTTTCTCTCCTTGCTcgtctacacagctgtagcgGAAGACAAAG ACGGCGCCCTCCCTAAGCTGGGTGATGTCGGGGCAGCCGAGGCCTTCATTGACTCGGCTGAAGTCGTGGTCGTTGGGTTCTTTGAG GGGGAGGACAGTCATGGCTATAAGGAGTTTGTGGAGGCTGCTAAGGAGGTTAAGCCCATtcctgtggtggtgtgtggtgagAAGGAAGTGTGGGCTAACCTCAGCATCGTCTCTGACACCATCACCATATTCCGGAAG gcTGATAACCACCAGGAGAACCTGCAGCTTTCAGATGCCAAAAAGATAGAAACTGACGGTTTAGTCCGCTTCATCACAGTCAATGAGCTTCGCTACATCACTGAATACAACCAAGTG ACGGCAGTGGGTCTCTTCAACTCAGACGTGAAGACGCACCTCCTGCTCTTCACCAACAGGGGGAGTGATGGCTATACTGTGCTCAAGGACCGAATGGGGGCCCTGGCCCCAGAATTCACCGGCAAG TTCTTATTTGTGCTGATCAACGGAGCGGTGAAGTCCAACGAGCGATCGTTGGGTTACTTTGGTCTGAAGTCAGGTGACCTGCCCCGGGTCGGCATCTATGATGGCGACTCGGACATGAAGTGGCTCCTGGCCGAAGGGGAGATCTCTACTGAGCGCGTGCGGGAGTTCTGTCAGTCTTTCCTCCGAGGAGATCTAAAG gaggtgaaggaggcagGCCCTGAGTCCAAAACGGAGCTGT